In one window of Fulvia fulva chromosome 5, complete sequence DNA:
- a CDS encoding Major facilitator-type transporter ecdD codes for MAKVNWYMWKLAIFVAIGTFLYGYDSGIVTITIAKPSWINYMGRPSPNYIGAVASVYSAGQALGCLFQVFVGDHISRIRFLQAMAMLEAAGVIVQAAATSMPMFIAGRAIAGFPTGALYLTTTIYLVEISPSQTRGLVAGCGGLCIGFGIMVSSWIGYGASHLPYGTLQWRLPIALQALWAVILVVGLALHVPELPRFLMFNGRLDEARDVYFKLRPDLSAYRAEKDVSWLRAQVEFERTRQQDQSISELFRLHRKRIGVAFTAGVISSLTGAQVIGYYQIQLYQQLGIELKHRLLLAGVYGTVCFLAVMTTDNFVIDVWGRRNLILFGLIGCVLAQIYSAIMHWQFEFTTNQVGKGFAVGGIYLLTAVHYAAFGSTAGIYQAEVLPVAIRSKMMGLTGFASFCIMTGLSEAAPVAFVTIRQNFYSVFVGATTVCLVIAALWFPETKHKRLEEIAAVFDDTVLTVPESWQKELVRGEARRKRILSCCSGGDVVV; via the exons ATGGCGAAGGTTAATTGGTACATGTGGAAGTTAGCCATCTTTGTGGCCATTGGAACCTTCCT CTACGGCTACGACTCCGGCATCGTCACCATAACCATCGCAAAGCCCAGCTGGATCAACTACATGGGCCGACCATCACCGAACTACATCGGCGCAGTGGCTTCAGTATACTCTGCCGGCCAGGCACTCGGATGCCTCTTCCAGGTCTTCGTAGGTGATCACATCTCACGGATCCGGTTCCTGCAAGCCATGGCAATGCTAGAAGCGGCCGGAGTCATCGTTCAGGCAGCCGCAACCAGTATGCCAATGTTCATTGCGGGACGAGCTATAGCTGGGTTTCCGACCGGCGCGTTGTACCTAACGACCACGATATACCTGGTCGAGATCTCTCCGTCGCAGACTCGCGGTCTTGTTGCTGGATGCGGTGGACTCTGTATCGGGTTTGGCATCATGGTTTCCAGCTGGATCGGGTACGGCGCGAGCCATCTGCCATACGGTACACTTCAATGGCGATTGCCAATCGCTCTCCAGGCACTTTGGGCGGTGATTCTGGTCGTAGGCTTAGCACTTCATGTGCCAGAATTGCCACGTTTCCTCATGTTCAACGGCAGACTTGACGAAGCACGGGATGTGTACTTCAAGCTCAGGCCAGATTTGAGCGCTTACCGAGCAGAGAAGGATGTCTCGTGGTTGCGGGCTCAAGTCGAGTTCGAGCGCACTCGTCAGCAGGATCAGTCCATTTCAGAGCTATTTCGACTCCATCGAAAGAGGATCGGGGTTGCCTTTACTGCTGGTGTCATCTCTAGTCTGACGGGAGCCCAGGTAATTGGATACTATCAAATCCAGCTGTACCAGCAGTTGGGGATAGAGCTGAAACATCGTCTGCTCCTGGCTGGTGTCTATGGTACTGTGTGCTTTCTGGCGGTGATGACCACGGACAACTTCGTGATAGATGTATGGGGTCGACGGAACCTGATCCTCTTCGGGCTTATCGGATGTGTACTGGCGCAGATATACAGCGCCATCATGCATTGGCAGTTCGAGTTCACCACGAACCAGGTCGGCAAGGGCTTCGCGGTGGGTGGAATCTATCTGCTCACGGCGGTGCATT ACGCTGCATTCGGCAGTACTGCAGGTATCTACCAAGCAGAGGTGCTTCCTGTCGCGATACGTAGCAAAATGATGGGCCTCACAGGATTCGCATCGTTCTGCATCATGACCGGACTCAGCGAGGCAGCGCCTGTTGCTTTCGTCACCATCAGGCAAAACT TCTACTCCGTGTTCGTCGGTGCTACAACTGTTTGTCTAGTCATCGCTGCCTTGTGGTTTCCTGAGACCAAGCACAAGAGGCTAGAGGAAATTGCGGCCGTCTTTGATGACACTGTCTTGACCGTACCGGAGTCATGGCAAAAGGAGCTCGTGCGAGGAGAAGCACGTAGAAAGCGAATCCTGAGCTGCTGCTCTGGTGGTGATGTTGTTGTATAG
- a CDS encoding putative GTP-binding protein EngB, giving the protein MNILRLPPALRREVYRCSAACAPITRHLTTTAYNDGWNDGLDIDHAPPTVSKSLLTLSPATLNSYDVSTPPSSTELRHAGAFFTRQPPHILFTTPYFRSFPPSPFPEVAFLGRSNVGKSSLLNALFGRPTEKPAHVSKRPGKTRTMNGYGIGGEGMVGAKARTKEGRVDAKEASDPTWKRFGRGGVVVVDMPGYGAGSRGEWGGEIMKYLEGRKQLRRTFVLVDTAHGLKGSDLQLLLHLRQQGVPHQIVLSKVDKLLYPEPKAPGPQKLHNRLLKLQDTCAELKDKLNEAAAGVGGRSAMHDLLCCSAEKSIDEKGRHRRIGIDELRWSVLTACGLEGKPLVQSKIQKERNGRRVEAPRTRQRADTGGEEEYMPMDA; this is encoded by the coding sequence ATGAACATCTTGCGCCTTCCACCTGCGCTGCGTCGCGAGGTCTATAGATGCAGTGCAGCATGCGCGCCAATAACGCGACATCTCACAACCACCGCCTATAACGATGGTTGGAACGACGGGCTCGACATCGACCATGCGCCTCCCACCGTCTCCAAGTCCCTCCTAACGCTCTCGCCCGCAACGCTAAACTCCTACGACGTTTCAACACCCCCATCATCCACCGAACTGAGGCATGCCGGCGCCTTCTTCACCCGACAACCACCCCACATCCTCTTCACCACACCCTACTTCCGCTCCTTCCCACCTTCCCCCTTTCCCGAAGTCGCCTTCCTCGGGCGCTCGAACGTTGGAAAATCGTCCCTCCTCAACGCCCTCTTCGGCCGCCCCACTGAGAAACCTGCCCACGTCTCAAAACGACCCGGAAAGACACGGACGATGAATGGATACGGCATCGGAGGGGAGGGAATGGTCGGTGCGAAAGCGAGAACAAAAGAGGGCAGAGTCGATGCCAAAGAAGCCAGCGATCCCACCTGGAAACGGTTCGGAAGGGGAGGAGTGGTAGTCGTGGACATGCCAGGGTACGGCGCTGGGAGTAGAGGGGAATGGGGCGGGGAGATCATGAAATATCTCGAAGGGAGGAAGCAATTACGACGCACATTTGTCCTTGTCGATACAGCGCACGGCTTGAAGGGCAGCGACCTGCAACTCCTCCTTCATCTTCGACAGCAAGGAGTCCCGCATCAAATCGTTCTATCCAAAGTCGATAAACTCCTCTACCCCGAACCCAAAGCCCCAGGTCCGCAGAAACTACACAACCGCCTTTTGAAGTTGCAGGATACGTGCGCGGAGCTGAAAGACAAGCTTAATGAGGCTGCAGCGGGAGTGGGAGGGAGAAGCGCGATGCATGATTTGCTTTGCTGCAGTGCGGAGAAGAGTATCGATGAGAAGGGGAGACACAGGAGGATTGGGATTGATGAGTTGAGGTGGTCAGTTTTGACGGCTTGTGGGTTGGAGGGCAAGCCTTTGGTACAGAGTAAGATTCAGAAGGAGAGGAATGGGAGGAGAGTGGAAGCGCCGAGGACGAGGCAGAGGGCGGATACGGGAGGAGAGGAGGAGTATATGCCGATGGATGCGTGA
- a CDS encoding Cytochrome b-c1 complex subunit 6, mitochondrial, producing the protein MGIWDYVTDLYEALSVQETYAEEPQKDDGGDEGSDEGGEEKEESSEGGEGESDDAGEDGGDEGGDDEEEEEEEEEEEDEPEDPKPIIEENCLKTKECAPLKHHYDACAERVKHQEETHGKANEDCVEEYFHMMHCAAQCAAPKLFRQLK; encoded by the exons ATGGGTATCTGGGACTATGTCACCGACCTCTACGAGGCACTGAGCGTGCAGGAGACCTACGCCGAGGAGCCGCAAAAGGACGACG GCGGCGACGAAGGTTCTGATGAGGGCGGCGAGGAGAAAGAAGAGAGCAGCGAGGGTGGTGAAG GCGAGAGCGACGATGCCGGTGAAGATGGTGGTGATGAGGGCGGCGATGATGAGGaggaagaagaggaggaagaggaagaggaggatgAGCCAGAGGACCCTAAGCCAATCATTGAGGAGAACTGCTTAAAGACAAAGGAGTGTGCACCACTGAAGCACCACTATGATGCGTGCGCGGAGCGCGTAAAGCACCAGGAGGAGACCCACGGCAAGGCCAATGAGGACTGCGTTGAGGAGT ACTTCCATATGATGCATTGCGCCGCACAATGCGCAGCGCCCAAGCTATTCCGACAGCTAAAGTAA
- a CDS encoding Peroxisomal 2,4-dienoyl-CoA reductase SPS19 [(3E)-enoyl-CoA-producing], translating to MPVPREDFISNVWRDGIFKHKVLFCTGGAGTICSIQVRAFVALGGNAYIIGRNVEKTERMAKDIETARPGSRCIGQGNVDVRNAVALKEAADRCARELGSIDFAIAGAAGNFLAPMSQLSPNAFRTVMEIDTLGSYYTAKAVLPYLVESAKKYGNTGKSQPQGTGGRMIFISATFHYKGFPLQAHVAAAKAAVDQISHSVAIEYGPYGITSNVITPGPIANTEGMERLAKLDAESAKESRRNIPVGRWGEVKEVADATVYLFSEAGSYVNGNVLVVDGGAWRTTGTSEGKGWKYPDFILSGAPVDGVKSGRKSEGSKL from the coding sequence ATGCCAGTCCCACGAGAAGACTTCATCTCCAATGTCTGGCGCGATGGCATCTTCAAACATAAAGTCCTCTTCTGCACTGGCGGTGCCGGCACAATCTGCTCGATCCAGGTCCGCGCCTTCGTAGCCCTCGGCGGTAATGCCTACATCATTGGTCGAAATGTTGAAAAGACGGAAAGAATGGCAAAGGACATCGAAACAGCCCGACCCGGATCACGCTGCATCGGTCAAGGCAACGTCGACGTCCGGAACGCGGTAGCACTGAAAGAGGCGGCAGATCGGTGCGCACGAGAGCTGGGCTCGATCGACTTCGCAATCGCAGGAGCGGCAGGAAACTTCCTAGCGCCGATGAGCCAATTGTCGCCGAATGCGTTCAGGACGGTCATGGAGATTGATACCTTGGGATCATACTACACCGCGAAAGCAGTTCTACCCTACCTCGTAGAGTCTGCGAAGAAGTACGGCAACACAGGCAAGAGTCAGCCACAGGGCACTGGAGGCAGGATGATCTTCATTTCTGCAACTTTCCACTACAAAGGCTTCCCGCTACAGGCACATGTGGCAGCTGCGAAAGCTGCGGTAGACCAGATCAGTCACAGTGTGGCGATCGAATATGGTCCCTACGGCATAACCTCCAACGTCATCACCCCGGGTCCTATCGCGAACACCGAGGGCATGGAGCGATTAGCAAAGCTGGACGCAGAGTCGGCGAAGGAGAGTAGGAGGAATATTCCCGTTGGCCGATGGGGTGAGGTCAAGGAGGTTGCGGACGCGACTGTCTATCTTTTCTCCGAGGCGGGATCGTATGTCAATGGCAATGTACTGGTTGTGGATGGTGGAGCGTGGAGGACGACTGGCACTTCGGAGGGGAAGGGATGGAAGTATCCTGATTTCATACTGTCTGGGGCGCCGGTGGATGGGGTCAAGAGTGGGAGGAAGAGTGAGGGCTCGAAGCTGTAG
- a CDS encoding Superoxide dismutase [Mn], mitochondrial: protein MSSTLLRQSALRTAIRSAAPSTTKRAALASTTFTRGKATLPDLPYGYGALEPAISGQIMELHHSKHHNTYVTSYNTQIEKLQEAQQKGDIQQQIAIQPLINFHGGGHTNHTLFWENLAPKNQGGGEPPSGALAKSIDSHFGSLDNLKSQVNTALAGIQGSGWAWLVQDVNTGAIQVKTYANQDPVVGQFRPILGIDAWEHAYYLQYQNRKAEYFSAIWDVVNWKAAEKRFK, encoded by the exons ATGTCGAGCACACTTCTTCGCCAAAGCGCTCTGCGCACTGCCATTCGGTCGGCTGCCCCATCGACCACAAAGCGAGCTGCTCTTGCCAGCACCACATTCACACGAGGGAAGGCTACGCTGCCAGATCTGCCTT ACGGCTATGGCGCCCTTGAGCCAGCCATCTCTGGCCAGATCATGGAGCTGCACCACTCCAAGCACCACAACACCTACGTTACCTCCTACAACACCCAGATCGAGAAGCTACAAGAGGCACAGCAGAAGGGCGATATCCAGCAACAAATTGCGATCCAGCCATTGATCAACTTCCACGGAG GCGGTCACACAAACCACACGCTCTTCTGGGAGAACCTCGCACCAAAGAACCAAGGCGGTGGTGAGCCACCAAGCGGCGCCCTGGCCAAGTCCATCGATTCGCACTTCGGCTCGCTCGACAACCTCAAGTCGCAAGTAAACACTGCTCTCGCAGGTATCCAGGGCTCTGGTTGGGCATGGCTGGTACAAGATGTGAACACTGGCGCTATTCAGGTCAAGACATACGCGAACCAGGACCCAGTCGTTGGCCAGTTCCGACCGATTCTCGGCATCGACGCTTGGGAGCACGCATACTACCTCCAATACCAAAACCGCAAAGCAGAATACTTCAGCGCCATCTGGGATGTCGTCAACTGGAAGGCCGCGGAGAAGCGCTTCAAGTAA
- a CDS encoding Autophagy-related protein 33 yields the protein MPSTIGTFKIIGVLGLGLLTGTSYTLSTLSLPALLTLPSARPASYTLSQTTRLTTLHTRALSTISATSLFLAFYLSPSHLRHPYLLWTGAVAGLSGGLNLLMDARDKKAVAIEDVEDVNGEQVERRARSAQMVEFVRTGVAGLGFVMGVIGVWGDGA from the exons ATGCCCTCCACAATAGGGACCTTCAAAATCATCGGAGTCCTAGGCTTGGGCCTTCTGACA GGCACATCCTACACCCTCAGCACTCTCTCCCTTCCCGCCCTCCTCACCTTACCCAGTGCCCGACCCGCCAGCTACACCCTCTCCCAAACAACCCGCCTCACAACACTCCACACCCGAGCCCTTTCAACCATCTCCGCCACATCTCTCTTCCTCGCGTTCtacctatcgccttcacATCTCAGACATCCGTATCTCCTATGGACCGGTGCTGTGGCAGGATTGAGTGGTGGCCTGAATCTATTGATGGATGCGCGGGATAAGAAGGCTGTGGCGATTGAGGATGTGGAGGATGTGAATGGGGAGCAGGTGGAGAGACGGGCGAGGAGTGCGCAGATGGTGGAGTTTGTGAGGACGGGGGTTGCGGGCTTGGGGTTCGTCATGGGCGTTATCGGGGTTTGGGGAGATGGAGCTTGA
- a CDS encoding Bifunctional nitrilase/nitrile hydratase NIT4 produces the protein MPQKLRLAVSQSRTLSTLSETLADLESTTKRAASQNVDLVLFPEAYLGGYPRGCSFGASVGSRSDEGREQFFQYFKSCVDLGDTPQGAGDAWVERKLPVPKGEEYRGDGTREFLERVARETGVFIVTGLVEKSGGTLYCGVLYVCPRMGVLGKRRKVMPTGSERLVWGQGSPSTLKAVTTTIKGVKITMAAAICWENMMPLLRYAIYSQNVNLWLAPTADARDTWLPLMSTVGNEGRCFVLSAISCVKRKNLPGWVTGAPATTTTAPAANGMPESSLSPQRGRRRSTFKEERHELVLPAIGEGSDVSSAVATTSTAGVNGQSELSGDDYACRGGSCVCGPRGEMLAGPLWEVEDGGLLIQDCDFEDCERGRLDLDVAGSYSRNDAFHLTVDGLDLDVATR, from the coding sequence ATGCCTCAAAAGCTTCGCCTAGCAGTCTCCCAGTCCCGGACCTTGTCCACACTCTCAGAAACCCTCGCCGACCTCGAATCCACCACGAAACGAGCAGCCAGCCAGAACGTTGATCTCGTCCTCTTCCCAGAAGCATATCTCGGTGGCTACCCACGAGGCTGTAGCTTTGGAGCTTCTGTGGGCTCACGCTCTGACGAAGGTCGCGAGCAATTCTTCCAATACTTCAAGAGTTGTGTAGACCTGGGTGACACACCACAAGGAGCAGGCGATGCTTGGGTAGAGCGGAAACTGCCTGTGCCTAAGGGCGAAGAGTATAGAGGTGATGGAACGAGGGAGTTCCTGGAGAGAGTTGCGAGGGAGACGGGCGTGTTCATCGTGACGGGATTGGTCGAGAAGAGTGGTGGGACGTTGTATTGTGGCGTGCTATATGTTTGCCCGCGGATGGGTGTGCTGGGAAAGAGGAGGAAGGTCATGCCGACTGGTAGTGAAAGGCTGGTCTGGGGACAAGGCTCACCTTCCACGTTGAAGGCGGTGACGACGACGATTAAGGGTGTGAAGATTACGATGGCAGCGGCGATATGCTGGGAGAACATGATGCCGTTGCTGAGATATGCCATCTACAGCCAGAACGTCAACTTGTGGCTCGCACCAACAGCCGATGCTCGAGACACATGGCTACCCCTCATGAGCACCGTTGGAAACGAAGGCAGATGCTTTGTGCTCAGTGCGATATCGTGCGTCAAGCGAAAGAACCTGCCGGGGTGGGTCACTGGAGCTCCCGCCACGACCACTACTGCGCCCGCAGCTAATGGCATGCCTGAAAGCTCATTGTCCCCACAACGTGGGAGGCGAAGATCGACGTTCAAGGAAGAGAGGCATGAACTTGTGCTTCCTGCCATTGGTGAAGGATCCGACGTCTCTTCCGCTGTAGCCACAACCTCGACAGCAGGAGTCAATGGCCAGTCTGAGCTTAGCGGAGACGATTACGCCTGCCGAGGCGGCTCTTGCGTCTGTGGGCCCAGAGGTGAGATGCTGGCCGGTCCGTTATGGGAGGTTGAAGACGGTGGTCTGCTTATACAAGATTGCGATTTCGAAGACTGTGAACGTGGCAGGCTTGATCTTGATGTTGCAGGGAGCTATTCGAGGAATGATGCGTTCCATCTGACTGTTGATGGGCTGGATCTGGATGTAGCTACGAGGTAG
- a CDS encoding NAD-capped RNA hydrolase has protein sequence MAPSTLTEVFGDGNNAYFSNGRIDRLAFLRMQHELMHKASTSSSAKYWTFNELNALRDWDGKFAYVDYEDVADFIGQPYHKDEKPQIQEFDPDQHHPSLVFLGLDLEGGCRSNAVQLGHYRGQPYFALDVTSSHYDAFRAKQAEKGRDHTPTRIDLKLDRNDSAILSHARSLLDWNTRNRFCSAWGGRTLSSNAGHKVVCPPNDAGIPRKRSCPTRIGLHNQAFPRTDPTVIIAPISYDAKRVLLGRGKRWPEKYFSCLSGFVEPGESLEVATRREAFEETGVRIDRVQLHSSQPWPYPSTLLIGAMGQCMDGVENITYPETELEEAKWFELDEIEHALNNGANPMWEPPIKGYVGPRVPPGQLMAHQVLRGVLKLFHRR, from the coding sequence ATGGCGCCGTCTACCCTGACTGAAGTCTTCGGTGATGGCAACAACGCCTACTTTAGCAATGGCAGGATCGACAGACTGGCCTTCCTGCGAATGCAGCATGAGTTGATGCACAAGGCATCGACCAGCTCAAGCGCAAAGTACTGGACATTCAATGAGCTGAATGCATTGAGAGATTGGGATGGGAAGTTCGCCTACGTCGACTACGAAGACGTAGCGGACTTCATTGGACAGCCATATCATAAGGACGAGAAGCCTCAGATCCAGGAGTTCGACCCAGATCAGCATCATCCATCGCTTGTATTCCTTGGCCTGGACCTCGAGGGCGGTTGCAGAAGTAATGCCGTGCAACTAGGCCATTATCGTGGACAGCCCTACTTCGCTCTTGACGTAACCTCAAGCCATTACGATGCCTTCAGAGCAAAGCAAGCAGAGAAGGGCAGAGACCACACTCCGACCAGAATCGATCTCAAGCTTGATCGCAACGACTCTGCTATTCTCAGCCATGCTCGCTCGCTACTTGACTGGAATACCAGGAACCGTTTCTGCAGTGCTTGGGGCGGTCGGACTCTGTCCAGCAACGCTGGCCACAAGGTCGTCTGTCCACCCAATGATGCTGGCATTCCTCGGAAGCGGTCGTGTCCTACTCGCATCGGTCTGCACAACCAGGCCTTTCCTCGCACAGATCCTACAGTCATCATTGCCCCAATCTCATACGATGCCAAGCGAGTCTTGCTGGGGCGAGGAAAACGCTGGCCGGAGAAATACTTCAGCTGTCTTTCCGGATTCGTCGAACCAGGCGAGTCACTCGAAGTCGCAACAAGGCGAGAGGCATTTGAAGAAACTGGTGTCAGGATCGATCGCGTTCAGCTCCACTCCTCGCAGCCATGGCCATACCCTTCGACCTTGCTCATCGGTGCGATGGGACAGTGTATGGACGGCGTGGAGAACATCACATACCCCGAGACCGAGCTGGAAGAGGCGAAGTGGTTCGAGCTGGATGAGATCGAGCACGCTCTCAACAATGGCGCCAATCCCATGTGGGAGCCACCGATCAAGGGTTATGTTGGACCACGAGTCCCACCCGGACAGCTCATGGCGCATCAGGTGCTGCGCGGTGTGCTGAAGCTGTTTCATAGGCGGTGA
- a CDS encoding putative endo-1,3(4)-beta-glucanase, translated as MTDMPFVIGNTRSGLQAPYALLLITLLQVAPSFGHPLVGDPPRHAQTLDDVQYLATPTVTIPCSTDQSSNIVAPVTNPVQQISDGQVQVHIPTSIVPTSSLVVVLQAPDGQLQQPIPSSYGFTSPTTSSTSSTLLQRDLSTNMLAQSITTTIPDGSLTSLSSSAVQTVFEEGPSSSVGSTEAPSETASEASGNPTSQPFPTSVPTATSSLALVDTGTLTDVKPTATSAITELSASNIFQAIATDAPPEQLRVGQTLDHPVPRTGIQPQDHKLQTNKFYSALFLADQSSSVFLFPYSVTWVRGGGNIGSWGLAISHTDASDLKFATPKYDDNSGFRLDAGESAYFYSELGHHSIILSASELTNTSTERPGLTTEALEWGSVTANLFPIGWQTPVIKFPLVQGLSFITGNYSWGTPLIQTGIGFQEITYIGAVVDNTTFKYSLLLKDNTTWVMYVTPDQTLCPDYAVNSFTAVNGSNASSLQGYSGFSGQIQMAKLPANSGGSYSNTESLYDDAAGAYATTVNITGTVEDTTGSYSLSWTKAGNQDRTLLMFALPHHVASLGYDTQAGITTLQLQTTTKGMTTAIKGDRWTLQETNLPISMGFAPWTPTAGNIKAVSSSAREAIYSAGLAELSQVPGVRVQADVGSFYYDGKALAKWAAMVYTQYEIVGNKTLAYSGLRDLKDAFNQHVNGTQSFSLIYESAWGGAVSEASYILQDSGVDFGNTYYNDHHFHFGYFVYTAAVIGYLEPEWLNDTNNVAWVNTLVRDYANAIVDDPYFPFSRAFDWYHGHSWATGLFDMADGKNQESSSEDCMASYALKMWGQVVGDKNMMARGNLMLSIQARSMQSYYLYESTNTIQPSRFIGNKVAGILFENKIDHTTFFGAKPEYIQGIHMIPVMPFSSFVRTPALVQQEWSAYFSNRTDGTNQYIDTIQDGWKGILMANYGIVDPTSCYNFFSDSTFQAQYLDGGASRTWYLAWCAGLSAGQNGAEE; from the exons ATGACAGATATGCCTTTCGTTATAGGCAACACCCGCTCTGGCCTTCAGGCACCGTACGCTCTTTTACTGATCACGCTTCTGCAGGTCGCACCATCCTTTGGACACCCGCTCGTTGGTG ACCCGCCACGGCATGCGCAGACCCTAGACGACGTTCAGTACCTGGCCACACCGACAGTAACTATTCCATGCAGCACGGACCAATCATCCAACATAGTTGCGCCAGTCACGAACCCCGTGCAGCAGATCTCTGATGGACAGGTCCAGGTGCATATCCCAACTTCGATTGTACCAACCTCGTCACTGGTCGTTGTGCTGCAAGCCCCAGATGGACAACTGCAACAACCCATTCCATCATCGTATGGCTTCACAAGTCCTACGACCTCCAGCACAAGCTCCACTCTTCTACAACGAGATCTGTCGACGAATATGCTGGCCCAGTCGATCACTACAACCATCCCCGATGGATCGTTGACTTCGCTCTCGAGCTCTGCAGTACAGACGGTGTTTGAAGAGGGCCCAAGCAGCAGTGTTGGCAGCACTGAAGCCCCGTCCGAGACCGCGTCCGAGGCCTCGGGTAACCCGACCTCGCAGCCTTTTCCAACGTCCGTCCCTACTGCGACTAGCAGTTTGGCCCTCGTCGACACCGGCACACTGACCGACGTGAAGCCAACTGCCACGTCCGCTATCACTGAATTGTCGGCCAGCAACATCTTCCAGGCCATCGCTACAGATGCGCCGCCTGAGCAGCTAAGGGTTGGTCAGACTCTGGATCACCCGGTACCCAGGACCGGCATACAACCCCAAGATCACAAATTACAGACGAACAAATTCTACTCTGCTCTGTTCCTGGCAGATCAGAGCTCTTCTGTCTTTCTGTTCCCATACAGCGTTACGTGGGTCAGAGGAGGAGGCAACATTGGCAGCTGGGGCCTCGCCATCTCTCATACGGACGCAAGCGATCTCAAGTTCGCAACCCCAAAATATGACGACAATTCTGGATTCCGCCTTGACGCGGGAGAGTCGGCATACTTCTACAGCGAACTTGGTCACCATTCGATCATCCTTTCCGCCTCAGAGCTTACAAACACGAGCACTGAGAGGCCAGGTCTGACTACAGAAGCGCTAGAATGGGGATCGGTCACTGCAAATTTGTTCCCAATCGGCTGGCAAACACCTGTCATCAAGTTCCCTTTGGTTCAAGGCTTATCTTTCATTACTGGAAATTACAGCTGGGGTACGCCTCTCATTCAGACTGGTATCGGGTTCCAAGAGATTACCTACATTGGCGCTGTGGTAGACAACACGACCTTCAAGTACTCGTTGTTACTCAAGGACAATACCACATGGGTGATGTACGTGACTCCTGATCAAACCTTGTGCCCAGATTATGCTGTCAATTCTTTCACGGCGGTCAATGGTTCGAATGCTTCCAGCTTGCAAGGCTACTCCGGCTTTAGCGGCCAGATACAAATGGCTAAGCTGCCTGCGAATTCTGGTGGATCTTACTCCAACACAGAGTCCTTGTACGACGATGCAGCTGGCGCGTACGCTACCACTGTCAACATCACGGGAACTGTGGAGGATACGACTGGCTCATACTCTCTGTCCTGGACCAAGGCCGGTAATCAGGATCGGACGCTGCTGATGTTTGCTTTACCGCATCATGTGGCATCATTGGGCTATGATACGCAAGCTGGCATAACCACGTTGCAACTGCAGACCACTACCAAAGGCATGACCACTGCTATTAAAGGCGATCGTTGGACACTGCAGGAGACAAACCTTCCAATCAGTATGGGCTTCGCTCCTTGGACACCTACAGCAGGCAACATCAAAGCTGTATCGTCCTCCGCCCGCGAAGCTATCTACAGCGCCGGGCTTGCCGAGCTATCCCAGGTCCCAGGTGTGCGTGTCCAAGCAGACGTAGGCAGCTTCTACTACGATGGAAAGGCGCTCGCCAAGTGGGCAGCCATGGTTTATACCCAGTACGAGATCGTGGGAAACAAGACATTGGCGTACAGTGGTCTGCGGGACCTGAAGGATGCTTTCAATCAGCACGTCAACGGTACACAATCATTCTCACTCATCTACGAAAGCGCGTGGGGCGGCGCCGTCAGCGAAGCTTCCTACATCTTGCAAGATAGCGGCGTCGACTTCGGAAACACCTACTACAACGACCACCACTTCCACTTTGGCTACTTCGTCTATACCGCCGCCGTAATAGGCTATCTCGAACCCGAGTGGCTCAACGACACCAACAATGTCGCATGGGTCAACACCCTAGTCCGCGACTACGCCAACGCCATCGTGGACGACCCCTACTTCCCGTTCTCCCGCGCCTTCGACTGGTATCATGGCCACTCCTGGGCCACAGGTCTCTTCGACATGGCCGACGGCAAAAATCAAGAATCCTCCAGCGAAGACTGCATGGCCAGCTACGCCCTCAAAATGTGGGGACAGGTCGTCGGCGACAAGAATATGATGGCTCGAGGAAACCTCATGCTCTCGATCCAGGCTCGAAGTATGCAGTCGTACTACCTCTACGAAAGCACCAACACAATCCAACCTTCCCGCTTCATCGGCAACAAGGTCGCTGGAATTCTATTCGAAAACAAGATCGACCATACTACATTTTTCGGCGCGAAGCCAGAGTACATACAGGGAATTCACATGATACCTGTCATGCCGTTCAGCTCCTTCGTCAGGACTCCGGCACTGGTGCAACAAGAATGGAGTGCCTACTTCTCGAACAGGACAGACGGCACGAATCAATATATTGACACGATCCAGGATGGATGGAAGGGCATCCTGATGGCGAATTATGGAATTGTTGACCCGACGAGTTGTTACAACTTCTTTAGCGATTCGACTTTTCAGGCGCAGTATCTGGATGGAGGGGCTTCGAGGACGTGGTATTTGGCGTGGTGTGCTGGGTTGAGTGCTGGGCAGAATGGGGCTGAGGAGTGA